Genomic DNA from Microbacterium sp. NC79:
TGCGCAGCGATCAACGGGTTGTTCGCGCTATCGAAACGTTGGTCGTCGACACCCTCCAGCGCGGCGAGACGACGTCGTTCGGGCCGCTCGTGATGGCGTATCTTCTGGACCGTGCGGTTGCCAACGATACGGAAAGCGTCGTCAGCTCGGTGCGGGTTCTCAAAAAAGCCAAGAGCACCGTGCTGCTTGATTGGCTCGCGTCCGTCAGCGACGGTGAGCGCGCTACCGCGACGCCTGAGCATCTCACCGGGTCTCGCTTTGTTCGTTACGCGATCCAGATTGTGAACCTGTCGCTCAACTCCTTTGCCCATGGAGTCGACGCTTTCGCTGTCGCCGTTGACGAGGTTCCGGGAGCCGAGACCGCTTACCGTGCCCTCGCACGGCAATTCGCGGCCGTGTCATCTGGCGGCCCGGAAAATGCCGCCACCGGAGAGCTTCCCGTGGCTGCCGATGATCTTGAGGTGGGGTCGTTGCCATGGGCCCTAGCGGTGACGTTGGACGGGATCGTTACCCACGACATGCAACGAGTCGTGGCTGGCACCGAAATCTTGCTGGAGCTTGGTGGTGCGGAACATGTCGAACGAGTGCTGCAGTGCACCGAGCAGTACGACACCACGATCGAAACAGGGGAGCAGTTGCGCGCGTTGCAGGTGCAAGCGTCGACGTGGCAAGCCGAAGAATGCGGAGATGTCGTCCTGACGAGGCGTGAGCGTCAGGTGGCCATTCTTGCGGCACAGGGCGTGAGTAACCGTGAGATCGCCCGACAACTGTTCCTTTCTGTGCGCACCGTGGAGTCGCACATGTACCGTGCGATGCGCAAGCTCGCCGTGACGCGTGAGGGCCTCAATCTCGCGAGACTCCTGCGCATGCCGGAAGGCGCGTAGTACAGCCCGAAATCAGGAACCGCTCACGCTGAGATTGGGAGCAGGGAGCCCGTACTCATTGCGCAGGGCGTGTTGTGCGGCGTACCAGCCAGGCAGACCATGTACGCCGGGTCCTGGAGGCGTGGCGGATGAAGCCACGTAGATGCCGGGGGTGGGTGTTTGCCACGGCTTCGGACTCAGGACCGGTCGAGCGATGAGCTGACGCAGATCCACGGCGCCCGCATTGATATCGCCGCCGATGTAGTTCGCGTTGTATTGCCCCATCTCCTGCGCGGTTGTGACGTGGCTGGCAATGACGCGGTCGCGAAAGCCCGGGGCGAAACGTTCGATCTGTTGCGTGATGTCGTTGGTGACGTCGCGCGTTGACCCGTGCGGAACGTGAGCATACGTCCACACGGCGTTTGTGCCTGCGGGATTCCGTGCCGCATCAAACACGGTTGGTTGCGCGAGGAGCACGTATGGGCGTGCCGCATGGCGGCCTCGTTGTACAGCGTTCTCGGCGTCAGCGATGTCGGCACGCGATCCGGCGACGTGGACCGTCGGCGTTTGCGCGACGCGCGCATCGCGCCACGGAATGGGGCCGTCCAACACGAAATCAACCTTCGCGGCAGCGGCGCCATATCGGAAGGCGTTGAGTTTGCGGCGGTAGGAATCGGGGAGAGCGGAACCAGCAATGCGTGCGAGTGCGCGCGGTGACGTGGCAAAGATGGTGCTGCCGAAGCCCGCCAACTCGCTCATGCTGGTGATCTCGCGGCCCGTCTCAATGGTTCCGCCGTGCGCCTTCAAATCTGCCGCCATCGCCGCAGTGATGGCTTGTGATCCGCCCAGAGGTACCGGCCAACCCTGCGCGTGGCCGTAAAGCGAGAGCATGACGCCGATCGCTGCCGCCGAGAGGCTGGGGGAGTGGCCGATGCTGTGTGCCGCGACCCCAGCGAGCAGGGCCGGTGCTGCGTCCTCGCGGAAGCGGATGCGCCCCGCCAAGATTCCGAGTTCGGCAACCCGGAGCCCCACCAATACGCCGGCTGGTGTCGGGAAGCGCAGCATGGATCCGCCGAGCGCAAAGTTGGTTGCACCGTCGAGGTGGGTGAGGAGGGGCTGGAGTAAGCGACGGTAAGCCGGGCCATCTGGTCCGAGTTCGGACACCATGGCGTTGATATCTCGGTGAGCAAGGACCGCTTGACGGCCATCGAGCGGGTGCGCGTACGACACCTCAGGAACGTGAAAATCGACGCGCTTTTCCAGTTCGAACTGTTGGAAGAATGGCGACGCGAACGCCATAGGATGGATGGCGGAACAGATGTCGTGCACAACGTTCGGTAGCGTCGTTGACTGCGTCCTGGTTCCGCCGCCAATCGTGTCGGCGGCTTCGAAAACGGTGACATCTACTCCGGCCCGTGCCAGCGTGATTGCGGCGGCGAGGCCATTTGGCCCTGATCCGATGACGGCGGCGGGCTTGGTTCCACGTCGCATACGTGCGGTTCTCCTTACGTGCGCAGGGGAGCGCTCCAGCTATATCGTTGCGGGTTCAGCGTGGCGAAGCGGCCGACTCAGTAGTCGCTGCCGCCATTGCAGTATCTCCCACTCATAGTGCGGTACTGCACCGCAGCGTTTGCGGTGCGGCCAGGCTCCTGCCTGAACGGTGTTCATTGTTACGTTGCGAGCAGGCATGTCCGGATCATGCCGTTTTCGTTGTTCCAGGAGCCCATCGACGGGCCTGGGCGGCGAAGAAAATCCTGGTAAAAGGAGAAATCAGTGCACCAACCACAAAAGCGGCGCAGACGGTGGGGGAAGGTGACGACGCCTCTTTTGGCGACTCTCGTCACCGGCGCCGTCATTGCAGTACCCATGACCAATGCAGTAGCGGCGCCGGCAACCGATGCGAACAACCTCTCAGCGGCACAGGCGCAGGTGATTCGATCCACCATTTTTGAGCCTGACCTGCTGGCGTTGGGCTACAGCTACTCCGGTCTGCCGCACAATTCGGGGCAAGACGTTGGAAACATCGATCTTGGCATTCTGAGCGAACAGACTATTGAGCTCGGCGGACTTCCGATTCCGCTGATCGGTGACGAGAACACCGCGGGGCTGATTGACCTGGGCTCTCTCGGATTACTGCCCAGCTACAGTCATGCGCAGACCGGCACGCTATCCAAGGCTGCAGCAGGTGCTGTCAATAGTGATGGCTCAATTGCGATCACTGGTGCTGAAGGTATCGGCACCGATCCCGCGCGAGTTGATCTGACTCTGCTCTTCGATCAGCTTGGCATTGACGGTCTCACGGACCAAATTCTTTCGGATGCTGAACTTCGCATTGGCGTCTTGGCGTCCGCCGTACAGGAGAACGCAGGGACAGTTACAAGCGACTACAAGATTGCGGGCGCCGAGATTGACCTGCAAAGCCCCGCAGTCGACGCACTCGTTGATGGTCTCGGAGCTACGGTTCAAACTGCCGCAAACGGTCTCAACGCGATCACCGGTCCCACGGGGGCGCTGACTGAGCTGGTTGGTGAAGTCAGCCGGCTCGTTCGAGGGCTCACCCTCGGCGCGGTAGACATTGAGCCGACGGTAGCGATTGTCGGCCTCGAAACGGTTGGCCAAACGGTCGTCACGAATCTCCTGAGTCAGCCGCTCACGAACACGGATGGCACTGTCACAATCGATTTGTCGACGGGGGTCATCAGGGTCGACGTCGCGAAGATTGTTTCAGGAGTGAACGGTCTGAACGGTCTCGCCGCAAACACCGATGTCATTGGTTCTGCTTTCCTCGATGCGGTGTTGTTGGGCGTGACCGAAGCAATTTCGGGGCTAACGAACAAGGTAGTCAGCACCACTATCAGCGTGATCAACACTCTGGGCGTCAACATTAAGCTGGACGTCAGCGCGCTGGCTAACGCCATTAGTGGTACCGTGCAGATTACGGGGACCATCGGACAGTTCACTGGTACAACGGCGCCGCTGCCGACAGTCGACGTTAACCTCGCCCTCCTGGGAATCCCGTTGGCTCCTAACGTGCTGAGCGCGTTGCTCAGTGGCATTACGGGCTTCATTTCGGCGACAACGGGTCCGGCGATTCTGGGTGTACTGGGAACAATCTCGACAGCCCTGACTCCTGCGGTCGAAACGTTGATCGTGCCCGTGGTGGATACTCTGAGCCCGCTATTGCAAGCGGTCTCTGCCCTCGTGCAGTTGCGAGTAAACGACCAGCCCACTGAAGCACCAACAAACGGTGTTGCAGATCTTGCGGGAGACGCCCACACCGTGCGCGCGCTGAGCTTGACATTGCTTCCAGGCATCGTCACACAAGACGGAATTCTGAGCGTCTCGCTGGCGAACTCTACCGTTCGTGCACTCGACGAGGAGCCAGAAAGCAACCTGAATGCTTCGGCTTCGGCTGCAGCATCGGCTCAGGCGGACAGCCAAGCGAATGCTGCGGCAGAAGCCGCGGCAGTAGCGGCAGCTATGGCCGACAACACCACTGCCGCTGACGCGGCAGCGACGTCCAATGCCAATGCAGCGGCCGCATCCGCGGCAACAGCAGATGCAACGTCTGCGGCCTCGGCGGATGCGACCGCGGATGCTACGGCAAACGCTGCCGCGACCGCATCGGCCCAGGTTGCCGCTGATGCCACGGCGGTCAGTAGCTCGGCAGCTAACGCTTCGGCGGCGGCGGACGCTGACGCCGCATCGGCAGCGTCGATTGCGGCAAATGCTGATTCCTCGAACAATGCGTCGGTCGATGCAGCTGCGGATTCGGACGCGAACGCGAATGCTTCGGCTTCGGCGGCAGCTTCGGCGCAGGCTGACAGCGAGGCGAACGCGGCGGTTGAAGGAGCGGCTATTGCGGCGGCTTTGGCTGACGCAACTTCGACGGCGTCGGCTGCCGCGACCGCGAACGCGAATGCGGCCGCGGAGGCTGCTGCTTCCGTGGATGCATCGTCAACGGCTTCGGCTGATGCGACGACGGTAGCGAATGCTGAGGCTTCGGCTGCTGCGGTTGCTGCTTCGAACGCGGATGCTTCTTCGACGGCGAATGCAGCTGCTTCGGCAGATGGTTCGGCTGACTCGTCGGGTGCGATTGCGGCTCAGGCGGCGTCGACGGCTGACTCGTCGAACGATGCGTCGGCACAGGCAGCGTCGAACGCGAATGCGTCTGCGTCTGCGTCTGCGTCCGCGCAGGCTGACAGTGAGGCTAACGCTGCAGTGCAGGGAGCGGCGATCGCTGCGGCGCTTGCTGATGCGACGGCTCAAGCTTCGGCCGCTGCGACGGCGAATGCCGATGCGGCTGCGGAGTCTGCTGCGTTCGCGACTGCGTCGGCGGATGCATCGGTTGACGCGACGAGCGCGGCGAATGCTGAGGCTGCTGTCGCTGCTCAGGCTTCTGCGAATGCTGATGCGTCGAGCACGACTGCGGCTGACGCGTCGGCTTCTGGTTCGGCTGACTCGTCGGGTGCGATTGCGGCTGAGGCGGCGTCGACGGCTGACTCGTCGAACGATGCGTCGGCACAGGCAGCGTCGAACGCGAATGCGTCGGCGTCTGCGTCCGCATCGGCGCAGGCTGACAGTGAGGCGAACGCTGCGGCGACTGCTGCTGCTGTTGCTGCTGCGAATGCTGATGCGAGCACGACCGCTTCGGCTGCGTCTACGGCTGATGCGACGTCTGCTGCTTCGGCTGCGGCGAATGCTGACGCTTCGACGGCGGCTTCGGCTGATGTGACGGTTGACGCGAATGCGGCGGCTTCGGGTGCGGCGGAGGCTTCGGCTAACGCTGACAACTCGTCCAGCGTGAATGCTGATGCTTCGGCTGCGACAGCTGCTGATGCGACTGCTGCTGCCGCGGCTCAGGCCGCGTCGACGGCTGACTCGTCGAACGATGCTTCGGCTACGGCTGCTGCCACCGCGGATGCGGATGCGGATGCGGCGTCTGCTGCGGATGCTGATCTGAATGCGTCGGCGTCTGCTGCGGCTTCGGCTCAGACGGATAGTGATGCGAATGCGGCAGTGGAGGGTGCGGCGATTGCTGCGGCTCTCGCTGACGCGACGTCGGATGCGTCTGCTGCGGCTGATGTGACGGCTGCTGCCGCGGCTGAGGCTGCGGCGACGGCTAACGCGTCTGTGGATGCTTCGGCATCGGCTGATGTTGATGCGAATGCGGCGGCTTCGGCTGCGGCGACGTCGACGACGGCATCAGATGCGACGGCTACTGCGGATGCTTCTGCTGCGACGGATGCTGACGCGACCGCGTCAGCTGCCGCGGCGGTTGCGGCGAACGCGGACTCGTCTAACGACGCTTCGGCTACTGCCACCGCGGATGCGGATGCGACGTCTGCTGCGGATGCTGATGTGAATGCGAACGCTGCTGCTTCGGCTGCGGCGTCGGCGCAGGCTGACAGTGAGGCGAACGCTGCGGCGACTGCTGCTGCTGTTGCTGCTGCGAATGCTGATGCGAGCACGACCGCTTCGGCTGCGTCTACGGCTGATGCGACGTCTGCTGCTTCGGCTGCGGCGAATGCTGACGCTTCGACGGCGGCTTCGGCTGATGTGACGGTTGACGCGAATGCGGCTGCTTCGGCTGCGGCGGAAGCTTCGGCTAACGCTGACAACTCGTCCAGCGTGAATGCTGATGCTTCGGCTGCGACAGCTGCTGATGCGACTGCTGCTGCCGCGGCTCAGGCCGCGTCGACGGCTGACTCGTCAAACGACGCTTCGGCTACGGCTGCTGCTACCGCGGATGCGGATGCGACGTCTGCTGCGGATGCTGATGTGAATGCGAACGCTGCGGCTTCGGCTGCGGCGTCGGCTCAGGCTGACAGTGAGGCGAATGCTGAGGCGACTGCTGCTGCTGTTGCTGCTGCGAATGCTGATGCGAGCACGACCGCTTCGGCTGCGTCTACGGCTGATGCGACGTCTGCTGCTTCGGTTGCGGCGAACGCTGACGCTTCGACGACGGCTTCGGCTGACGTGACCGTTGACGCGAATGCTTCGGCTTCGGCCGCGGCAACGGCGGCCTCGAACGCTGACGCCACCGCTGACGCGAACTCTGCGGCTTCGGCGACTGCTGAGGCAAACGCCGCTTCGGCCGCTTCGGTTGCGGCGAACGCAGATGCATCGAGCAATGCTTCGGCAACGGCCGCTGCAGATGCTGACTCTGCTGCTGCGTCTGAGGCTACGTCTCAGACGTCGTCTGACGCGACCGCAGAGGCGAGCGCAGAGGCGTCCGCTGAGGCTACGGCTGAGGCGTCCGCGGAGGCCACGGCCACGGCCACGGCAACTGCTGATGCAAACGCGTCTGCTCAGGCATCGGCTACCGCATCCGCTTCGGCGAATGCTGCAGCCAACGTCAACGCGGCTGCCACGGCAAGCGCGAACAACAACGCCAACGGATCGAGTGCAGCAGATGCTCTGCCGCCGACTGGTTCCGAGGCGCCGTATGGGCTACTGTCGGCCGCAGGAATCCTCCTGTTGATCGGCGCAGCGCTCGGTATTTTTGCAATCCGTCGTCGCAACCTCGTCGACGCGCAATAGTATCGAAATGACCCGCGGGCGGATAGTGCGATGCGCTATCCGCCCGCACCCATGAGCCAGGAGATCCGATTAATGGCAGAGAAGAAAGCGCGACCACCGGCGTTGCGTGTCCTCCTCGTACTCGCAAGCGCATTCACCGCGTGGCACGTCTTCGCGTCCTTTCTCTGGATCGCACCCTATTCGCCGTTGCGCGAAGTGGTTCCGACCGGGGCCCTGCACAGCTACATGATCCCGATGTTTGGGCAATCCTGGAGCGTGTTCGCACCCGAGCCGATTAACGGCTCCTATGGCCTCAACGTGCGCGCTGTCGAAAAAGACGAAAGCGGAGAAGAGACCGTTACCGACTGGGTGAGCGCGACTGACGTCGAGCTCTCGATGATCCAGTACAACCTCTTCCCGCCGCGTGCAGGCATTCAGGCAGCGCAGCTCGCGAGCGAGTTCAAGGGTAGCTTCGACGGTCTCACCGATGACCACCGGGTCATCGCTGGCCTTAACTACTTCGAAGCGGACTGGGAAGCGCGCATGGAAGAGAAGATGGCCTCGTACGGCTCCGAAAAGGTCGTGACGACCTACATGCAGGACGAGCACATGATGACGGCTTACGCGACTCAGGTTGCACTCGCAATGTGGGGTGACGATGTGGTGCGCATTCAGTACCAGGTCACGCGCCAGAACGTCATCCCGTTCGCTTCTCGCAACGATCCCGCAGCGGTTCCGCCCGCCATGAAGTTTGTGGAAACCGGTTGGCGAGGACTTATCTTTAACCCCGGCCAATCGAACGAGAATTTCTCTGACGTCTTCCGAGCACAGTGGGAGAAGATTTCGTGACGAAGTCCGCCGTTAAGAAGCCCAAGTTCAACCTCTCGGTGTTCTTCCGTTCATTGGGTGGAGCTATTGCCTCCGGAACCAATGACCTACTGACAGCAGCGGGGCACGGAATCCAGAACACGTGGGCGTTCGTCGAAAGCTGGCTGCTTGATTCGAAGAAAGCCCGCTATGGCCTTGCCATCACCCGCATCCTGCTCGGTGTCTCAGCGATTGGCCTGCTGCTATCCAACTTCAGCACCCGCCTGTACTCCTTCGGTAGCGGTTCGCTGTGGAACGGGGAAGGGCTCGAAGCAAAGAGCGACTTCCCGAAGATCTGGATCTTCAGCTCGTTCCACGAGGCGATGAGCAATGACCTCGTCTACACCCTGCTGTACCTGTTGTTGCTCGCACTTGCTGTGGCCTTCACGCTGGGCTGGCGCACACGTATCGTGCACCCCGCACTGTTCATCCTCTGGGTGAGTTTCATCGAGGCCAACGACATGCTCGGTGACCAGGGTGACAACATGTACCGCATCGCGTTGTTCTGGATGCTGTTCGCAGATCCGGCAGGTCGTCTCTCCCTCGACGCGCGCCGCAAGCGCCGCAAGGGTGAGGTCGAAGACCCGCAGAAGCCGTGGACGCAGGCGGCAACCCTGCTCCACAACCTGGTTCTTGTCATCCTCACCGCACAGGTATCGTTCGTTTACGTATCGGGTGCGCTGTACAAGGCGGGCGGTGACCCGTGGTCTGGTGGATACGCGGTGTACAACCCGCTCATGACAGACCGCTTCGGCACGTGGCCCTGGCTCAGCGAGGTCGTAACGACATGGGGCCCCGCTGTCACAATCGCGGCGTGGGGCTCGATCTTGCTGCAGCTGTCGTTCCCGTTCCTGCTCCTCACCCGACCGACGCGCATTATTGGCCTGGTAGGAATCCTCGGCTTCCACATCGCGATCGCGGTGCTTATGGGGCTGCCGTGGTTCTCCCTCGCGATGATCGCGATTGACGCGATCTTTATCCGTGACCGCACCTGGCGCGCCATGACTGTGGGCTTCTTGGAGAGGTTCCGGTCATCGCAAGCCCGCATTACTGGCGAGGCGCCGCCGGGCGACGCGGCAGCGGCTGACGCTGACGCAGATGCAGACGCAGAAGCGGAGGCGGAACAAGACACCGCCCCGGCAGAAGCGGCTGGGTACCGTCGACGGTCGGCGCGAGTTTCGTCCTGACAAAAGCGAATGCCCCACGCACGACATCATCGTGCGTGGGGCATTCGTGCGTTTGTTAGCGCTTGACGTTATCGAACAGCGCCTTGTAGCTGAGGCCCGCAATGAGTGCGCCGATGAGCGGGAACACAATAAACACCCAGAGCTGCATCAGTGCGTCTGACCCGCCATAAAGCGCAGCCGCAAGCGAACGCGCTGGGTTGATCGACGCATTGTCGACGGGGATGGCCACCAGGATCAAGAGGAAGAGGGCGGAACCAATAGCCAGGCCCGCAAATGGGGTGGGGCGATCGGGGTGGGTAACGCTGATGATGACCCACACGAAAATCGCGGTAACGATGACCTCAATGATCATGGCAGCGACCATGCCGAATCCGCCAGGAGAGTGCTCACCGTAGCCGTTAGAGCCAAATCCGCTTGCCTGTGCGGCAGCGAGCCATCCTTCAGGGCCGAAGACGCCAATGGCCATCGCAGCGGTGGTTGCGAGCAGGCCCCCAACGACCTGGGCGACGAGGTATGCCCCCACATTTCGCCACTCGAATCGACCTGCCGCAGCGAGTCCGATGGTCACTGCCGGGTTGAAATGGCCTCCCGAGATGGGGCCAAACGCGTACACGCTGATGATGAGTGCGACTCCCAGGCCCAGGGCGACGGCAATGGGGATGACTCCGCCGGCTGGAGCGGCATCCGGAACCAAGAAGAAGGCTCCGAATACGCCTGTGCCCATGATGGAGAACACGAGGAGGAAGGTGCCGACCGCTTCAGCAGCAAGTTTGGAGCCGGTGGTCGGCTCGGTGGCTTTCGGTGTGCTCATGATGTTTCCCGATCTGATCTGGGATGAATGTGATGCGGCGATGTTACCGGTCACGGTTGTCTCAGAGGGAAAGGATCGCGAACAAACAGAAAACGGGCCAGGCATGTTTCCATGCCGAGCCCGTTTTCGTGCGAAGGTTATGCGCCTACGCGTGCGCGGATCTTGTCTGCGAGATTTGCGTCAACGTTTGCCCAGTACTGCAGGAAACGCTCCTTGATGCGGTCGACCGTCAGCCCGCCATACTGGCCGACGAGCGTGTCCAGGAAGCGAGCCTTCTCTTCGTCGTTAAACACATCGCGGTACAGCGTTCCGGCCTGGCCGAAGTCATCGTCCTCTGCGTGAAGTGCGTACGCCGAGCGGACGAGCTCACCATCGTTCTCCCAGCTGCCTTCACCAGCGCGAGCCGGCTCAGCTGCCGGGCCGCCATACGAGTTCGGTGCGTAGACGCGTGCGTCGGCGTCGTTGTACAGGAACTGCATGTTGCCCTGGTGCATGTAGTTGCGAACCTCGGCAGCGTGCGGCTGGTTGACCGGCAGCTGGTTGTAGTTCGTGCCAATGCGGTGACGCTGAGCGTCGGGGTACGAGAAGACACGAGCCATCAGCATCTTGTCCGGCGAGATGTCGGTTCCCGGAACCTGGTTGCCGGGCGAGAACGCAGCCTGCTCGATCTCCGCGAAGAAGTTCTTCGGGTTGCGGTTCAACGTGAACGTGCCCACCTTGATGCGCGGGTAGTCCTTCTTCGACCAGGTCTTGGTGAGGTCGAACGGGTTGAAGCGGTAGTCCTTCGCTTCGGCGTACGGCATGATCTGCACGTACATGTCCCACTTCGGGAAGTTGCCCTCTTCAATCGCGTTGTACAGGTCGCGACGGTAGTAGTCGGCGTCGGAACCAGCGATGCGCTCTGCCTCGGCCGGGTCCATGCGAACGACACCCTGCTGGGACATGAAGTGGTACTTGACCCAGAAGCGCTCGCCTTCGGCGTTGATCCACTGGTAGGTGTGCGAACCGTAGCCGTTCAGCTCACGCCACGAGTTGGACAGACCGCGGTCACCCATCAGGTACGTGACCTGGTGCGCGGACTCAGGGGAGAGGGTCCAGAAGTCCCACTGCATGTCAGCGTCACGCAGGCCCGACGCGCCGAGGCGCTTCTGCGAGTGAATGAAGTCGGGGAACTTGATGCCGTCACGAATAAAGAACGTCGGGGTGTTGTTGCCGACGATGTCGAGGTTGCCCTCGGTGGTGTAGAAACGCAGCGAGAAGCCGCGAACGTCGCGCCAGGTGTCGGGCGATCCCTGCTCACCGGCGACCGAGGAGAAACGGATCAGCGTTTCTGCCTTAGCTCCCGGCTGGAAGACTGCGGCCCGGGTGTACTGCGACACATCTTCGGTCACTTCGAACTCACCGAAAGCGCCGCCACCCTTGGCGTGGGGGTTGCGCTCAGGCACGCGCTCGCGGTTGAACGAAGCGAGCTTCTCAACCAGGTAGCGGTCGTGGAGAGCCGTCACGCCGTTGGTGCCGACGGTGAGCGAGAACTCATCGCTGGCGACCGGGGTTCCGGTCTGGGTGGTGGTGAAGTTGTCAGTCATTGCTGCTGCTGTTTCCTTTCACATTCGGAGCAAATAGCACGGAAGGTCACGGTTGCTTCAAGCACCCGCATTCCGTGGTTATCGGACGGAGTAAGACAAGGGGCGTGGCCGACGGCGCATTCGACGTCTTGCACGGAACCACATACGACGCACTGCACGTGGTGGTGGTTGTCAGCCGGTTCTGCCAGTTCGTAGAGCGCACGGTCGCCGTCTGGCAGGCTCACGCGGCGCACAAGGTCGGCCGACACCAGGTCGCCCAGCACGTTGTGCACCGATGGCAGGGCGATGCCAGGCACAGATTCACGCACCTGACTGAAAACGACATCGGCGCTGGAGTGCGGGTGCTCCGCCAGAGTGCGGTACACCGCGACGCGTTGCGCAGTGACTCGGAGGTTGGCACGGCGCAACGCGTCTTCGGCGAGTGCCGGCGTGATCTGCTGATGCCTGTGCATGTCACCCATCATATCACTAGATATGAATGATTCATAAAAAGGAATGAGTTAGGTAAGTACTACAGTCGTCCGAGCTTCTTGAGCGCGAGATAGCGATCGGCAACGCGCGGCGGGAGGTTCTCCGGTGTGTCGGTGATGGCCTCGGCACCCGCGCGCTGCATTGCCAGCGCGACCGCCGCCGCCTCTGACGCCGTCTGTTGTGCCGCAGCGGCGCGGTACACCTCGTCAATGTGTGTGCGCTGCTGAGCGATGTCGTCGAGTGCGGAGTCGGTAGCGGAACCAACAATCACGCGGGAGCGCGCGGTCACCGGCTGGAGAGACCCGAGGAATGCACGTGAGGAGTCGGGTGAATCCTGCGCGGTGAGGAGCACAACGAGCGATGGGCGTGTTGTGAGGGTGCGAATCTCGGCGAACGCGGCATCCCAGTTGGTGTCGAGAAGCTGAGCTTCGATGGGTGCCATCGCGTCGACAATTGCGGGGAGCAGGCGCGGACCATCCACTCCACTCACGCGAGCGCGTACGACCCGGTCAAACATGACGACGTGAACGTGATCGCCCGCCCGCTGGGCAAGCGCCGTCAGCAGAAGCGCGGCCTCGAGGAAAGCGTCGAGGCGGGTGCCGTCGCCAACGCGTGCAGCAGATGTGCGACCGGTATCGATCAGGATCACGACGTGGCGGTCGCGCTCAGGGCGCCACGTGCGCAGCATCGTTGTTGCGCTCCGCGCCGTCGCCCGCCAGTCAATTGAGCGCACGTCATCGCC
This window encodes:
- a CDS encoding choice-of-anchor G family protein gives rise to the protein MTTPLLATLVTGAVIAVPMTNAVAAPATDANNLSAAQAQVIRSTIFEPDLLALGYSYSGLPHNSGQDVGNIDLGILSEQTIELGGLPIPLIGDENTAGLIDLGSLGLLPSYSHAQTGTLSKAAAGAVNSDGSIAITGAEGIGTDPARVDLTLLFDQLGIDGLTDQILSDAELRIGVLASAVQENAGTVTSDYKIAGAEIDLQSPAVDALVDGLGATVQTAANGLNAITGPTGALTELVGEVSRLVRGLTLGAVDIEPTVAIVGLETVGQTVVTNLLSQPLTNTDGTVTIDLSTGVIRVDVAKIVSGVNGLNGLAANTDVIGSAFLDAVLLGVTEAISGLTNKVVSTTISVINTLGVNIKLDVSALANAISGTVQITGTIGQFTGTTAPLPTVDVNLALLGIPLAPNVLSALLSGITGFISATTGPAILGVLGTISTALTPAVETLIVPVVDTLSPLLQAVSALVQLRVNDQPTEAPTNGVADLAGDAHTVRALSLTLLPGIVTQDGILSVSLANSTVRALDEEPESNLNASASAAASAQADSQANAAAEAAAVAAAMADNTTAADAAATSNANAAAASAATADATSAASADATADATANAAATASAQVAADATAVSSSAANASAAADADAASAASIAANADSSNNASVDAAADSDANANASASAAASAQADSEANAAVEGAAIAAALADATSTASAAATANANAAAEAAASVDASSTASADATTVANAEASAAAVAASNADASSTANAAASADGSADSSGAIAAQAASTADSSNDASAQAASNANASASASASAQADSEANAAVQGAAIAAALADATAQASAAATANADAAAESAAFATASADASVDATSAANAEAAVAAQASANADASSTTAADASASGSADSSGAIAAEAASTADSSNDASAQAASNANASASASASAQADSEANAAATAAAVAAANADASTTASAASTADATSAASAAANADASTAASADVTVDANAAASGAAEASANADNSSSVNADASAATAADATAAAAAQAASTADSSNDASATAAATADADADAASAADADLNASASAAASAQTDSDANAAVEGAAIAAALADATSDASAAADVTAAAAAEAAATANASVDASASADVDANAAASAAATSTTASDATATADASAATDADATASAAAAVAANADSSNDASATATADADATSAADADVNANAAASAAASAQADSEANAAATAAAVAAANADASTTASAASTADATSAASAAANADASTAASADVTVDANAAASAAAEASANADNSSSVNADASAATAADATAAAAAQAASTADSSNDASATAAATADADATSAADADVNANAAASAAASAQADSEANAEATAAAVAAANADASTTASAASTADATSAASVAANADASTTASADVTVDANASASAAATAASNADATADANSAASATAEANAASAASVAANADASSNASATAAADADSAAASEATSQTSSDATAEASAEASAEATAEASAEATATATATADANASAQASATASASANAAANVNAAATASANNNANGSSAADALPPTGSEAPYGLLSAAGILLLIGAALGIFAIRRRNLVDAQ
- a CDS encoding NAD(P)/FAD-dependent oxidoreductase, whose amino-acid sequence is MRRGTKPAAVIGSGPNGLAAAITLARAGVDVTVFEAADTIGGGTRTQSTTLPNVVHDICSAIHPMAFASPFFQQFELEKRVDFHVPEVSYAHPLDGRQAVLAHRDINAMVSELGPDGPAYRRLLQPLLTHLDGATNFALGGSMLRFPTPAGVLVGLRVAELGILAGRIRFREDAAPALLAGVAAHSIGHSPSLSAAAIGVMLSLYGHAQGWPVPLGGSQAITAAMAADLKAHGGTIETGREITSMSELAGFGSTIFATSPRALARIAGSALPDSYRRKLNAFRYGAAAAKVDFVLDGPIPWRDARVAQTPTVHVAGSRADIADAENAVQRGRHAARPYVLLAQPTVFDAARNPAGTNAVWTYAHVPHGSTRDVTNDITQQIERFAPGFRDRVIASHVTTAQEMGQYNANYIGGDINAGAVDLRQLIARPVLSPKPWQTPTPGIYVASSATPPGPGVHGLPGWYAAQHALRNEYGLPAPNLSVSGS
- a CDS encoding HTTM domain-containing protein, with amino-acid sequence MTKSAVKKPKFNLSVFFRSLGGAIASGTNDLLTAAGHGIQNTWAFVESWLLDSKKARYGLAITRILLGVSAIGLLLSNFSTRLYSFGSGSLWNGEGLEAKSDFPKIWIFSSFHEAMSNDLVYTLLYLLLLALAVAFTLGWRTRIVHPALFILWVSFIEANDMLGDQGDNMYRIALFWMLFADPAGRLSLDARRKRRKGEVEDPQKPWTQAATLLHNLVLVILTAQVSFVYVSGALYKAGGDPWSGGYAVYNPLMTDRFGTWPWLSEVVTTWGPAVTIAAWGSILLQLSFPFLLLTRPTRIIGLVGILGFHIAIAVLMGLPWFSLAMIAIDAIFIRDRTWRAMTVGFLERFRSSQARITGEAPPGDAAAADADADADAEAEAEQDTAPAEAAGYRRRSARVSS
- a CDS encoding DUF5819 family protein codes for the protein MAEKKARPPALRVLLVLASAFTAWHVFASFLWIAPYSPLREVVPTGALHSYMIPMFGQSWSVFAPEPINGSYGLNVRAVEKDESGEETVTDWVSATDVELSMIQYNLFPPRAGIQAAQLASEFKGSFDGLTDDHRVIAGLNYFEADWEARMEEKMASYGSEKVVTTYMQDEHMMTAYATQVALAMWGDDVVRIQYQVTRQNVIPFASRNDPAAVPPAMKFVETGWRGLIFNPGQSNENFSDVFRAQWEKIS